CACTCCCTTATACTTGAGAGAAAAAGGTGCAAAAACCTATTGATAAGATTAGCGGTCAAGGCGAGAGGGAGTGAGGTGTAAAAGACTATGGCAAAATACACCAAAAGGAGAGATAAAAGAGGGTATGAGTGGAAGTCTGCTTATCGGGAGAAAGAAGCTCTTATGCTGGAGAGGGGATACCCGGAAGTAAGTCCTCATGATTTCTATCGAGAGTTGTTTCCGACTGGTAGTCTGCAGCAAGAGCCGGGGGACGGAAAAGGTAATATTATAGCGACACAGATTAGACCGTCCGGCAAAGGAAGAACCCGGCAGTGGGTAATTGATGATAGTCTGAAAATGCTGGATAAGGTCATAGGAGATAGGTTTGGGCTGATACCGCCTATTAGTTTTTACGGGAAGTCACACACGAAAGAGAACGCTCATGAGCTGTTTGCGGTGGTGGTGGATGTGGATTATGTAGGCAAACAGCAGTTAAAGAACCTGTTGAAGCAGTTTGGGAATGGTGTGCAGCTTCGTCCGACTTATCTTGTCAGCTCCGGCAAGGGGGTACATCTTTACTATTTCTTGCAGGAGCCGGTTCAGTTGTATCGAAACCGGGAAGAAGTGCTTGCGGAGCTGAAAGAAGCCTTTATCCGGCGGCTATGGAATGATACCAGCTCTATCCGTCCGGACAGCCCGGATATAACCGGAATTTATCAAGGTTTCCGGTGTGTGGGGAGTCAGTCGAAGCTGGGTGCAGATTTCCCAGTAAAAGCCTATAAGCTGTCAGAGAACCGTTACACGCTGGAGGACATAAAAGCCAGCATACCGAGCTGTAAGGTAGACCTTGCTCCGTTGTACGAGAAGCCGAGAAGAAAAAGTACCGTTACGCTGGAAGAAGCAAAGGAGCTGTACCCGGAATGGTATGAGAAGCGGATCGTGCAGGGAGAGCCGAAGCAGAAAAGTAAGAAGCAGGGCGGTACGTGGGTATGTAACGAAGCTTTATATGAGTGGTGGAAACGGAAAATAACCGAGGAAGTGAAAGCCGGAGGGCGTTACTTTTCTATTATGGCGTTGTGCTCTTATGGCTTGAAGTGTGGCATATCCGAGCAGAAGATACGGAGAGACGCCTATGCGTTCTTGGACCATTTAGAGAGCCTTACCGAGGACGAGGACAACCATTTCAGCCGGGCAGATGTGAAAGACGCTCTCCGGGCATTGAAAGGGGACAGAAAAAGGTTGTCAACGATAGCAAGCCGGGAATGGATAGAGGACAACACAAAGGTTACGATACCAGCAAATAAGCGAAATTACAGAAAACAAGAGGCT
The Coprococcus phoceensis DNA segment above includes these coding regions:
- a CDS encoding DNA primase small subunit, with amino-acid sequence MAKYTKRRDKRGYEWKSAYREKEALMLERGYPEVSPHDFYRELFPTGSLQQEPGDGKGNIIATQIRPSGKGRTRQWVIDDSLKMLDKVIGDRFGLIPPISFYGKSHTKENAHELFAVVVDVDYVGKQQLKNLLKQFGNGVQLRPTYLVSSGKGVHLYYFLQEPVQLYRNREEVLAELKEAFIRRLWNDTSSIRPDSPDITGIYQGFRCVGSQSKLGADFPVKAYKLSENRYTLEDIKASIPSCKVDLAPLYEKPRRKSTVTLEEAKELYPEWYEKRIVQGEPKQKSKKQGGTWVCNEALYEWWKRKITEEVKAGGRYFSIMALCSYGLKCGISEQKIRRDAYAFLDHLESLTEDEDNHFSRADVKDALRALKGDRKRLSTIASREWIEDNTKVTIPANKRNYRKQEAHLYLARRKKEDMKVIGEVVKEGRPTAERTVREWQESHPAGKKADCIRETGLAKHTVYKWWK